Genomic segment of Sporichthyaceae bacterium:
ACGGCGGAGCGCACGCGGACACCGCTGTGGACATCCAGGAGTTCATGATCGCGCCGATCGGTGCGGACACCTTCGCCGACGCCCTGCGCTGGGGCGCGGAGGTCTACCACGCGCTGAAGTCGGTGTTGAAGAGCCAGGGGCTGGCCACCGGGCTGGGCGACGAGGGCGGGTTCGCTCCGGACCTGCCCAGCAACCGGGACGCGCTGGACCTGATCGGCCGGGCCGTAGGGCAGGCCGGGTTCACCCTCGGCCGGGACGTGGTACTGGCCCTGGACGTGGCCGCCACCGAGTTCTGCACCGACGGGGTGTACAGCTTCGAGGGCCGCAAATGCTCCGCGGAGCAGATGGCCGAGTACTACGAGAGCCTGCTCGACGCCTACCCGCTGGTGTCCATCGAGGACCCGATGGACGAGGAGGACTGGGCGGGCTGGAAGGCGCTCACCGACCGGGTTGGCCACCGGGTACAGCTGGTCGGCGACGATCTGTTCGTCACCAACCCGGCCCGGCTGGCCCGCGGCATCGAGGCGAGCACGGCGAACGCGCTGCTGGTGAAGGTCAATCAGATCGGCACACTCACCGAGACCCTGGACGCGGTCAACCTCGCGCACCGCAACGGCTACCGGGCGATGATGAGTCACCGGTCCGGGGAGACCGA
This window contains:
- the eno gene encoding phosphopyruvate hydratase; amino-acid sequence: MPTIDDIGAREILDSRGNPTVEVEVELDDGTIGRAAVPSGASTGAFEAVERRDGDAGRYNGKGVEAAVEAVNSEILAELLGYAADEQRIIDQVLIDLDGTPDKSRLGANAMLGVSLAVARAAAASAGLPLFRYVGGPSAHLLPVPMMNILNGGAHADTAVDIQEFMIAPIGADTFADALRWGAEVYHALKSVLKSQGLATGLGDEGGFAPDLPSNRDALDLIGRAVGQAGFTLGRDVVLALDVAATEFCTDGVYSFEGRKCSAEQMAEYYESLLDAYPLVSIEDPMDEEDWAGWKALTDRVGHRVQLVGDDLFVTNPARLARGIEASTANALLVKVNQIGTLTETLDAVNLAHRNGYRAMMSHRSGETEDTTIADLAVATDCGQIKTGAPARSERVAKYNQLLRIEEELGDAARYAGRAAFPRFRVSGA